The following are encoded together in the Zonotrichia albicollis isolate bZonAlb1 chromosome 10, bZonAlb1.hap1, whole genome shotgun sequence genome:
- the HNRNPA3 gene encoding heterogeneous nuclear ribonucleoprotein A3 isoform X3 gives MAAIKEEREVEDYKRKGRRSSQQKYRRLNKGHEPKEPEQLRKLFIGGLSFETTDDSLREHFEKWGTLTDCVVMRDPQTKRSRGFGFVTYSCVEEVDAAMSARPHKVDGRVVEPKRAVSREDSVKPGAHLTVKKIFVGGIKEDTEEYNLREYFEKYGKIETIEVMEDRQSGKKRGFAFVTFDDHDTVDKIVVQKYHTINGHNCEVKKALSKQEMQTASSQRGRGGGSGNFMGRGNFGGGGGNFGRGGNFGGRGGYGGGGGGGGSRGSFGGGDGYNGFGDGGNYGGGPGYGSRGGYGGGGGPGYGNPGGGYGGGGGGYDGYNEGGNFGGGNYGGSGNYNDFGNYSGQQQSNYGPMKGGGSFGGRSSGSPYGGGYGSGSGSGGYGGRRF, from the exons ATGGCTGCTATTAAGGAAGAGAGAGAAGTGGAAGACTACAAGAGGAAAGGAAGACGATCCTCACAG CAGAAATACCGTAGACTGAATAAG gGCCATGAGCCAAAGGAGCCAGAGCAGTTGAGAAAGCTGTTCATTGGAGGTCTGAGCTTTGAAACAACAGATGATAGCTTGAGAGAGCACTTCGAGAAATGGGGCACACTCACCGACTGTGTG GTGAtgagagacccccaaacaaaacgtTCCAGAGGCTTTGGCTTTGTGACTTACTCCTGTGTGGAGGAGGTGGATGCTGCCATGAGCGCTCGACCGCATAAGGTTGATGGACGCGTGGTTGAACCAAAGAGAGCAGTTTCCAGGGAG GATTCTGTAAAGCCTGGGGCACACCTCAccgtaaagaaaatatttgttggTGGAATTAAAGAAGATACAGAAGAATATAATTTGAGGGAGTACTTTGAAAAATATGGAAAGATTGAAACCATAGAGGTCATGGAAGACAGGCAGAGTGGAAAGAAGAGAGGCTTCGCTTTTGTTACTTTTGATGATCATGATACAGTTGATAAAATTGTTG TTCAGAAATACCATACTATAAATGGACACAACTGTGAAGTGAAAAAAGCGCTCTCAAAACAGGAGATGCAGACTGCTAGCTCTCAGAGAG GTCGTGGGGGTGGCTCAGGCAACTTCATGGGCCGTGGAAACTTCGGAGGCGGTGGAGGGAATTTTGGCCGAGGAGGAAACTTTGGTGGGAGAG GAGGCTATGGGGGTGGTGGTGGcggtggtgggagcagaggaagcTTTGGGGGTGGTGACGGATACAATGGATTTGGTGATG GTGGCAACTATGGCGGTGGTCCTGGCTATGGCAGCAGAGGAGGTTATGGTGGTGGTGGAGGACCAGGATATGGAAACCCAGGTGGTGGatatggaggaggaggaggaggatatgaTGGCTACAATGAAGGAGGAAATTTTGGTGGTG GTAATTATGGTGGAAGTGGAAACTACAATGATTTTGGCAATTACAGTGGACAACAGCAGTCTAACTATGGTCCCAtgaaaggtggtggcagctttggTGGCAGAAGTTCAGGCAGTCCCTATGGTG GTGGTTATGGATCTGGAAGTGGAAGTGGGGGCTATGGTGGTAGAAGATTCTAA
- the HNRNPA3 gene encoding heterogeneous nuclear ribonucleoprotein A3 isoform X5 — MAAIKEEREVEDYKRKGRRSSQQKYRRLNKGHEPKEPEQLRKLFIGGLSFETTDDSLREHFEKWGTLTDCVVMRDPQTKRSRGFGFVTYSCVEEVDAAMSARPHKVDGRVVEPKRAVSREDSVKPGAHLTVKKIFVGGIKEDTEEYNLREYFEKYGKIETIEVMEDRQSGKKRGFAFVTFDDHDTVDKIVVQKYHTINGHNCEVKKALSKQEMQTASSQRVKYFVGRGGGSGNFMGRGNFGGGGGNFGRGGNFGGRGGNYGGGPGYGSRGGYGGGGGPGYGNPGGGYGGGGGGYDGYNEGGNFGGGNYGGSGNYNDFGNYSGQQQSNYGPMKGGGSFGGRSSGSPYGGGYGSGSGSGGYGGRRF, encoded by the exons ATGGCTGCTATTAAGGAAGAGAGAGAAGTGGAAGACTACAAGAGGAAAGGAAGACGATCCTCACAG CAGAAATACCGTAGACTGAATAAG gGCCATGAGCCAAAGGAGCCAGAGCAGTTGAGAAAGCTGTTCATTGGAGGTCTGAGCTTTGAAACAACAGATGATAGCTTGAGAGAGCACTTCGAGAAATGGGGCACACTCACCGACTGTGTG GTGAtgagagacccccaaacaaaacgtTCCAGAGGCTTTGGCTTTGTGACTTACTCCTGTGTGGAGGAGGTGGATGCTGCCATGAGCGCTCGACCGCATAAGGTTGATGGACGCGTGGTTGAACCAAAGAGAGCAGTTTCCAGGGAG GATTCTGTAAAGCCTGGGGCACACCTCAccgtaaagaaaatatttgttggTGGAATTAAAGAAGATACAGAAGAATATAATTTGAGGGAGTACTTTGAAAAATATGGAAAGATTGAAACCATAGAGGTCATGGAAGACAGGCAGAGTGGAAAGAAGAGAGGCTTCGCTTTTGTTACTTTTGATGATCATGATACAGTTGATAAAATTGTTG TTCAGAAATACCATACTATAAATGGACACAACTGTGAAGTGAAAAAAGCGCTCTCAAAACAGGAGATGCAGACTGCTAGCTCTCAGAGAG TGAAATATTTTGTAGGTCGTGGGGGTGGCTCAGGCAACTTCATGGGCCGTGGAAACTTCGGAGGCGGTGGAGGGAATTTTGGCCGAGGAGGAAACTTTGGTGGGAGAG GTGGCAACTATGGCGGTGGTCCTGGCTATGGCAGCAGAGGAGGTTATGGTGGTGGTGGAGGACCAGGATATGGAAACCCAGGTGGTGGatatggaggaggaggaggaggatatgaTGGCTACAATGAAGGAGGAAATTTTGGTGGTG GTAATTATGGTGGAAGTGGAAACTACAATGATTTTGGCAATTACAGTGGACAACAGCAGTCTAACTATGGTCCCAtgaaaggtggtggcagctttggTGGCAGAAGTTCAGGCAGTCCCTATGGTG GTGGTTATGGATCTGGAAGTGGAAGTGGGGGCTATGGTGGTAGAAGATTCTAA
- the HNRNPA3 gene encoding heterogeneous nuclear ribonucleoprotein A3 isoform X1 codes for MAAIKEEREVEDYKRKGRRSSQQKYRRLNKGHEPKEPEQLRKLFIGGLSFETTDDSLREHFEKWGTLTDCVVMRDPQTKRSRGFGFVTYSCVEEVDAAMSARPHKVDGRVVEPKRAVSREDSVKPGAHLTVKKIFVGGIKEDTEEYNLREYFEKYGKIETIEVMEDRQSGKKRGFAFVTFDDHDTVDKIVVQKYHTINGHNCEVKKALSKQEMQTASSQRVKYFVGRGGGSGNFMGRGNFGGGGGNFGRGGNFGGRGGYGGGGGGGGSRGSFGGGDGYNGFGDGGNYGGGPGYGSRGGYGGGGGPGYGNPGGGYGGGGGGYDGYNEGGNFGGGNYGGSGNYNDFGNYSGQQQSNYGPMKGGGSFGGRSSGSPYGGGYGSGSGSGGYGGRRF; via the exons ATGGCTGCTATTAAGGAAGAGAGAGAAGTGGAAGACTACAAGAGGAAAGGAAGACGATCCTCACAG CAGAAATACCGTAGACTGAATAAG gGCCATGAGCCAAAGGAGCCAGAGCAGTTGAGAAAGCTGTTCATTGGAGGTCTGAGCTTTGAAACAACAGATGATAGCTTGAGAGAGCACTTCGAGAAATGGGGCACACTCACCGACTGTGTG GTGAtgagagacccccaaacaaaacgtTCCAGAGGCTTTGGCTTTGTGACTTACTCCTGTGTGGAGGAGGTGGATGCTGCCATGAGCGCTCGACCGCATAAGGTTGATGGACGCGTGGTTGAACCAAAGAGAGCAGTTTCCAGGGAG GATTCTGTAAAGCCTGGGGCACACCTCAccgtaaagaaaatatttgttggTGGAATTAAAGAAGATACAGAAGAATATAATTTGAGGGAGTACTTTGAAAAATATGGAAAGATTGAAACCATAGAGGTCATGGAAGACAGGCAGAGTGGAAAGAAGAGAGGCTTCGCTTTTGTTACTTTTGATGATCATGATACAGTTGATAAAATTGTTG TTCAGAAATACCATACTATAAATGGACACAACTGTGAAGTGAAAAAAGCGCTCTCAAAACAGGAGATGCAGACTGCTAGCTCTCAGAGAG TGAAATATTTTGTAGGTCGTGGGGGTGGCTCAGGCAACTTCATGGGCCGTGGAAACTTCGGAGGCGGTGGAGGGAATTTTGGCCGAGGAGGAAACTTTGGTGGGAGAG GAGGCTATGGGGGTGGTGGTGGcggtggtgggagcagaggaagcTTTGGGGGTGGTGACGGATACAATGGATTTGGTGATG GTGGCAACTATGGCGGTGGTCCTGGCTATGGCAGCAGAGGAGGTTATGGTGGTGGTGGAGGACCAGGATATGGAAACCCAGGTGGTGGatatggaggaggaggaggaggatatgaTGGCTACAATGAAGGAGGAAATTTTGGTGGTG GTAATTATGGTGGAAGTGGAAACTACAATGATTTTGGCAATTACAGTGGACAACAGCAGTCTAACTATGGTCCCAtgaaaggtggtggcagctttggTGGCAGAAGTTCAGGCAGTCCCTATGGTG GTGGTTATGGATCTGGAAGTGGAAGTGGGGGCTATGGTGGTAGAAGATTCTAA
- the HNRNPA3 gene encoding heterogeneous nuclear ribonucleoprotein A3 isoform X2 has translation MAAIKEEREVEDYKRKGRRSSQKYRRLNKGHEPKEPEQLRKLFIGGLSFETTDDSLREHFEKWGTLTDCVVMRDPQTKRSRGFGFVTYSCVEEVDAAMSARPHKVDGRVVEPKRAVSREDSVKPGAHLTVKKIFVGGIKEDTEEYNLREYFEKYGKIETIEVMEDRQSGKKRGFAFVTFDDHDTVDKIVVQKYHTINGHNCEVKKALSKQEMQTASSQRVKYFVGRGGGSGNFMGRGNFGGGGGNFGRGGNFGGRGGYGGGGGGGGSRGSFGGGDGYNGFGDGGNYGGGPGYGSRGGYGGGGGPGYGNPGGGYGGGGGGYDGYNEGGNFGGGNYGGSGNYNDFGNYSGQQQSNYGPMKGGGSFGGRSSGSPYGGGYGSGSGSGGYGGRRF, from the exons ATGGCTGCTATTAAGGAAGAGAGAGAAGTGGAAGACTACAAGAGGAAAGGAAGACGATCCTCACAG AAATACCGTAGACTGAATAAG gGCCATGAGCCAAAGGAGCCAGAGCAGTTGAGAAAGCTGTTCATTGGAGGTCTGAGCTTTGAAACAACAGATGATAGCTTGAGAGAGCACTTCGAGAAATGGGGCACACTCACCGACTGTGTG GTGAtgagagacccccaaacaaaacgtTCCAGAGGCTTTGGCTTTGTGACTTACTCCTGTGTGGAGGAGGTGGATGCTGCCATGAGCGCTCGACCGCATAAGGTTGATGGACGCGTGGTTGAACCAAAGAGAGCAGTTTCCAGGGAG GATTCTGTAAAGCCTGGGGCACACCTCAccgtaaagaaaatatttgttggTGGAATTAAAGAAGATACAGAAGAATATAATTTGAGGGAGTACTTTGAAAAATATGGAAAGATTGAAACCATAGAGGTCATGGAAGACAGGCAGAGTGGAAAGAAGAGAGGCTTCGCTTTTGTTACTTTTGATGATCATGATACAGTTGATAAAATTGTTG TTCAGAAATACCATACTATAAATGGACACAACTGTGAAGTGAAAAAAGCGCTCTCAAAACAGGAGATGCAGACTGCTAGCTCTCAGAGAG TGAAATATTTTGTAGGTCGTGGGGGTGGCTCAGGCAACTTCATGGGCCGTGGAAACTTCGGAGGCGGTGGAGGGAATTTTGGCCGAGGAGGAAACTTTGGTGGGAGAG GAGGCTATGGGGGTGGTGGTGGcggtggtgggagcagaggaagcTTTGGGGGTGGTGACGGATACAATGGATTTGGTGATG GTGGCAACTATGGCGGTGGTCCTGGCTATGGCAGCAGAGGAGGTTATGGTGGTGGTGGAGGACCAGGATATGGAAACCCAGGTGGTGGatatggaggaggaggaggaggatatgaTGGCTACAATGAAGGAGGAAATTTTGGTGGTG GTAATTATGGTGGAAGTGGAAACTACAATGATTTTGGCAATTACAGTGGACAACAGCAGTCTAACTATGGTCCCAtgaaaggtggtggcagctttggTGGCAGAAGTTCAGGCAGTCCCTATGGTG GTGGTTATGGATCTGGAAGTGGAAGTGGGGGCTATGGTGGTAGAAGATTCTAA
- the HNRNPA3 gene encoding heterogeneous nuclear ribonucleoprotein A3 isoform X4, producing the protein MAAIKEEREVEDYKRKGRRSSQGHEPKEPEQLRKLFIGGLSFETTDDSLREHFEKWGTLTDCVVMRDPQTKRSRGFGFVTYSCVEEVDAAMSARPHKVDGRVVEPKRAVSREDSVKPGAHLTVKKIFVGGIKEDTEEYNLREYFEKYGKIETIEVMEDRQSGKKRGFAFVTFDDHDTVDKIVVQKYHTINGHNCEVKKALSKQEMQTASSQRVKYFVGRGGGSGNFMGRGNFGGGGGNFGRGGNFGGRGGYGGGGGGGGSRGSFGGGDGYNGFGDGGNYGGGPGYGSRGGYGGGGGPGYGNPGGGYGGGGGGYDGYNEGGNFGGGNYGGSGNYNDFGNYSGQQQSNYGPMKGGGSFGGRSSGSPYGGGYGSGSGSGGYGGRRF; encoded by the exons ATGGCTGCTATTAAGGAAGAGAGAGAAGTGGAAGACTACAAGAGGAAAGGAAGACGATCCTCACAG gGCCATGAGCCAAAGGAGCCAGAGCAGTTGAGAAAGCTGTTCATTGGAGGTCTGAGCTTTGAAACAACAGATGATAGCTTGAGAGAGCACTTCGAGAAATGGGGCACACTCACCGACTGTGTG GTGAtgagagacccccaaacaaaacgtTCCAGAGGCTTTGGCTTTGTGACTTACTCCTGTGTGGAGGAGGTGGATGCTGCCATGAGCGCTCGACCGCATAAGGTTGATGGACGCGTGGTTGAACCAAAGAGAGCAGTTTCCAGGGAG GATTCTGTAAAGCCTGGGGCACACCTCAccgtaaagaaaatatttgttggTGGAATTAAAGAAGATACAGAAGAATATAATTTGAGGGAGTACTTTGAAAAATATGGAAAGATTGAAACCATAGAGGTCATGGAAGACAGGCAGAGTGGAAAGAAGAGAGGCTTCGCTTTTGTTACTTTTGATGATCATGATACAGTTGATAAAATTGTTG TTCAGAAATACCATACTATAAATGGACACAACTGTGAAGTGAAAAAAGCGCTCTCAAAACAGGAGATGCAGACTGCTAGCTCTCAGAGAG TGAAATATTTTGTAGGTCGTGGGGGTGGCTCAGGCAACTTCATGGGCCGTGGAAACTTCGGAGGCGGTGGAGGGAATTTTGGCCGAGGAGGAAACTTTGGTGGGAGAG GAGGCTATGGGGGTGGTGGTGGcggtggtgggagcagaggaagcTTTGGGGGTGGTGACGGATACAATGGATTTGGTGATG GTGGCAACTATGGCGGTGGTCCTGGCTATGGCAGCAGAGGAGGTTATGGTGGTGGTGGAGGACCAGGATATGGAAACCCAGGTGGTGGatatggaggaggaggaggaggatatgaTGGCTACAATGAAGGAGGAAATTTTGGTGGTG GTAATTATGGTGGAAGTGGAAACTACAATGATTTTGGCAATTACAGTGGACAACAGCAGTCTAACTATGGTCCCAtgaaaggtggtggcagctttggTGGCAGAAGTTCAGGCAGTCCCTATGGTG GTGGTTATGGATCTGGAAGTGGAAGTGGGGGCTATGGTGGTAGAAGATTCTAA
- the HNRNPA3 gene encoding heterogeneous nuclear ribonucleoprotein A3 isoform X6: MAAIKEEREVEDYKRKGRRSSQQKYRRLNKGHEPKEPEQLRKLFIGGLSFETTDDSLREHFEKWGTLTDCVVMRDPQTKRSRGFGFVTYSCVEEVDAAMSARPHKVDGRVVEPKRAVSREDSVKPGAHLTVKKIFVGGIKEDTEEYNLREYFEKYGKIETIEVMEDRQSGKKRGFAFVTFDDHDTVDKIVVQKYHTINGHNCEVKKALSKQEMQTASSQRGRGGGSGNFMGRGNFGGGGGNFGRGGNFGGRGGNYGGGPGYGSRGGYGGGGGPGYGNPGGGYGGGGGGYDGYNEGGNFGGGNYGGSGNYNDFGNYSGQQQSNYGPMKGGGSFGGRSSGSPYGGGYGSGSGSGGYGGRRF, from the exons ATGGCTGCTATTAAGGAAGAGAGAGAAGTGGAAGACTACAAGAGGAAAGGAAGACGATCCTCACAG CAGAAATACCGTAGACTGAATAAG gGCCATGAGCCAAAGGAGCCAGAGCAGTTGAGAAAGCTGTTCATTGGAGGTCTGAGCTTTGAAACAACAGATGATAGCTTGAGAGAGCACTTCGAGAAATGGGGCACACTCACCGACTGTGTG GTGAtgagagacccccaaacaaaacgtTCCAGAGGCTTTGGCTTTGTGACTTACTCCTGTGTGGAGGAGGTGGATGCTGCCATGAGCGCTCGACCGCATAAGGTTGATGGACGCGTGGTTGAACCAAAGAGAGCAGTTTCCAGGGAG GATTCTGTAAAGCCTGGGGCACACCTCAccgtaaagaaaatatttgttggTGGAATTAAAGAAGATACAGAAGAATATAATTTGAGGGAGTACTTTGAAAAATATGGAAAGATTGAAACCATAGAGGTCATGGAAGACAGGCAGAGTGGAAAGAAGAGAGGCTTCGCTTTTGTTACTTTTGATGATCATGATACAGTTGATAAAATTGTTG TTCAGAAATACCATACTATAAATGGACACAACTGTGAAGTGAAAAAAGCGCTCTCAAAACAGGAGATGCAGACTGCTAGCTCTCAGAGAG GTCGTGGGGGTGGCTCAGGCAACTTCATGGGCCGTGGAAACTTCGGAGGCGGTGGAGGGAATTTTGGCCGAGGAGGAAACTTTGGTGGGAGAG GTGGCAACTATGGCGGTGGTCCTGGCTATGGCAGCAGAGGAGGTTATGGTGGTGGTGGAGGACCAGGATATGGAAACCCAGGTGGTGGatatggaggaggaggaggaggatatgaTGGCTACAATGAAGGAGGAAATTTTGGTGGTG GTAATTATGGTGGAAGTGGAAACTACAATGATTTTGGCAATTACAGTGGACAACAGCAGTCTAACTATGGTCCCAtgaaaggtggtggcagctttggTGGCAGAAGTTCAGGCAGTCCCTATGGTG GTGGTTATGGATCTGGAAGTGGAAGTGGGGGCTATGGTGGTAGAAGATTCTAA